One window from the genome of Hippocampus zosterae strain Florida chromosome 7, ASM2543408v3, whole genome shotgun sequence encodes:
- the LOC127604844 gene encoding peptidyl-prolyl cis-trans isomerase FKBP14-like, whose product MLPLPLLSWLCSSLVAAVCGGALPEAEVKIEVLHKPFLCHRKSKYGDMMLVHHQGYFENGTMFHDSRGDPTEGDKHAMWFILGIREVIKGWDQGLQKMCTGEKRKLIIPPALAYGKEGKGKIPPESTLTFIVELLEIRNGPRSHESFQEMDLNDDWKLSKSEVKQYFKKEFERNGYPPNDTLHENMVEDIFAKEDENKDGVISSKEFTYKYKHDEL is encoded by the exons ATGCTGCCGCTGCCGCTGCTGAGCTGGTTATGCTCCTCTCTGGTGGCCGCCGTCTGCGGCGGAGCTCTGCCCGAGGCGGAGGTCAAGATAGAAGTCCTGCACAAACCTTTCCTCTGTCATCGTAAATCCAAGTATGGAGACATGATGCTGGTGCACCATCAAGGCTACTTCGAGAACGGTACCATGTTTCATGACAG TCGTGGTGATCCTACTGAGGGCGACAAACATGCAATGTGGTTCATATTGGGCATCAGGGAGGTGATCAAAGGCTGGGACCAAGGTCTCCAGAAAATGTGTACAGGAGAGAAAAGAAAGTTGATTATACCTCCAGCTTTGGCCTACGGCAAAGAAGGCAAAG GTAAAATCCCCCCTGAAAGCACCTTGACCTTCATCGTTGAGTTGCTCGAGATCAGAAACGGCCCGAGGTCGCACGAGTCGTTCCAGGAGATGGACCTCAATGACGACTGGAAGCTTTCCAAGTCTGAG GTAAAACAATACTTCAAGAAAGAGTTTGAGCGTAACGGCTACCCTCCCAATGACACCCTGCATGAGAATATGGTCGAAGACATTTTTGCCAAGGAGGATGAAAACAAAGATGGCGTTATATCTTCCAAGGAGTTTACTTACAAGTACAAACACGATGAACTTTAA
- the wipf3 gene encoding WAS/WASL-interacting protein family member 3 — MPLPPPPPPPPPPPPPPPLPPPCTAPPLFPVESPKVQSGGGAATSALLADIQKGARLKKVTQVNDRSAPLVDKPAAPSGDVSGNVGGAQGPRGGAAPTGPSLGGLFAGGFPTLRPIGQRDSAGKTAVSRSSSSASLKPLWNTPTLADCVGPRPLASSSAPPSPTHASKHLAPLPVTAPPLPTPPAPPSAPPPPPPPPPEAFQDRPTNKPPPLPPFPPPPAPSQVTKPTWLPIQHYQHTTNAPPLTPPPPTHNPPSLPGDRSSWSFYPPAPSVVHFEPARFPILRDSSPLGPPPPVPPPPLPSSFTPSCPSTLPPPPPRIPAVPSPALRFLPPSYPCNAPTRRPPAVPRSAGACRLAPPPAPPARSSSTELSGRIPPPPPPSIVRNGHLHSQDDFESKFQFHPKEDFPPPDEFKPFPRIYPSKENRVNPAPHGIRSHLR; from the exons cctcctccGCCACCACCTCCTCTGCCACCCCCATGCACTGCACCTCCACTA TTTCCAGTCGAGTCTCCTAAGGTCCAGTCCGGCGGAGGAGCCGCCACAAGCGCTCTGCTAGCTGACATCCAGAAGGGAGCCCGACTCAAGAAAGTCACGCAGGTCAATGACCGCAGTGCCCCTCTTGTGGACA AGCCCGCGGCTCCAAGTGGAGATGTGTCCGGCAATGTTGGCGGCGCTCAGGGTCCACGTGGAGGTGCGGCCCCCACGGGGCCATCTTTAGGTGGGCTGTTTGCAGGGGGGTTTCCCACCCTAAGGCCGATAGGGCAACGGGACTCGGCGGGCAAGACGGCAG TGTCCCGCTCGAGCTCATCGGCCTCCCTCAAGCCGCTGTGGAACACGCCCACTTTGGCGGACTGTGTCGGCCCCCGTccgctcgcctcctcctccgccccaCCCTCGCCGACTCACGCCAGCAAACATCTCGCTCCTCTCCCCGTGACCGCTCCCCCTCTGCCCACACCACCCGCCCCGccctctgctcctcctcctcctcctccacctccgccGGAAGCCTTCCAGGACCGGCCCACCAACAAGCCTCCCCCTCTACCTCCCTTCCCACCCCCTCCGGCTCCATCTCAGGTCACAAAGCCCACTTGGCTTCCCATCCAGCACTACCAACACACCACTAATGCCCCACCCCTGACGCCTCCCCCTCCAACTCACAACCCTCCTTCTCTCCCTGGGGACCGCTCCTCTTGGTCCTTCTACCCACCAGCGCCCTCCGTGGTCCACTTTGAACCTGCAAGGTTCCCCATCCTGCGTGACTCGAGCCCGCTCGGACCACCGCCCCCGGTGCCACCTCCCCCTCTCCCAAGCTCTTTCACCCCGAGCTGTCCATCCACTCTCCCGCCACCCCCGCCCAGAATTCCTGCCGTGCCCTCGCCGGCCTTACGCTTTCTACCGCCGTCATACCCGTGCAACGCTCCGACCAGGCGACCGCCTGCTGTGCCGAGAAGTGCAG GTGCTTGTCGTctggctcctcctccagctcctccagcacGTTCCTCCTCCACTGAGCTGTCCGGCCGCATTcctccccctccgccgccctccATTGTCAGGAATGGACACCTGCACAGTCAGG ATGACTTTGAATCCAAATTCCAGTTCCACCCAAAAGAAGATTTTCCTCCTCCAGATGAATTCAAGCCTTTCCCTCGCATTTACCCCAGTAAAGAAAACAGAG TAAATCCAGCTCCCCATGGGATCAGGTCACACCTCAGATGA